The window GCCGttgaatccgtgggtgagtctGGCTGAGAGgactttggctctgaagctgaaagatgcaggcattgctggggagacagcactccagtcatgcagagggcccaggtcactcctttgtgtagagttagCAGCAAGCTAACGccatttcgcggctcctgtatttgttaaactggccagcagacttgtgtgttagctgctggcacaaggaaacttagtttctgagtcttaggcaggctctcgcgtcttctgccgtaaagaagtctgtgtgtgtctgctgtgagcaggccacacaagagagcagagagatgctcgagcagctgctggaggtgtgaaaaagcagctgctcctgcagctgaaggagaaagagagcaaggagctgctcctgctgcagctcgtggagaacCTCGTTTTGATAACCTGaatccatgggtggagcttcacactttgggtgcgaacccccagggctcaggtttcttggagtcttgaaacgtggtaaactgtggtccacatgtagtcccaacattATTTAGCACCATTTTTGTTGAAGCAATATAGTGCTATATGGCACCGCTAATGATTCTGTGTAGCACCATTTGGCAAAAGTGCTATATATCACCTTTAAAGATAGGAGCTCTATAGCACCAAAAATGGTTCCCCTATGATTACGAGCCAAAGAACCACTTTTAGTGCTATTCAGCACCATCTTTTTTAGTGTGTGTCATTACTCAAAATTattaaatagatttaaaatgaGTGGTCAACACTGAAGTAGCAGAGGCCAAGATAGTGTGGGTAAATCTCCTAACACACTAGAACCTGCCTCCTAAATGTCCAAATCTTTCAAACCACACACCTCAAGTTTGCTTTCTGTGTACATCTCAAGTCCAAGCCAAGATAACCCTGATTACATCATCAGGGTCATTTTATCAAATCAAACTTTGGAAAGCTTCCTCCAGAACcacagaggacattatacaactgttttcacaatcTGAGTAGAACTTCTCTGgacaagtaaactgaacttTGACATGGTTTGacttttgtgtatgtgtgcacagtttGTATTATGAAGACTTGTTTGATGAGTCCACTGAACAATTGTAactttgagttttttttcatatctttgACATGGTTTGACTTTTTCTATTTTAGAGAAATTCTCTACTTTCACATCCATACAAagtaatgcaaaaaaaaagtaaatgataaagaaatgtatgatttgtttatttgaaatgtaatttgtagaagtattttattttaaataaattccaGCAGCTCTTGGTTatgcatttaaacaaacatttcattgtTGTGAGAAGCCAGTTAGGGAGCAcatctgcttctctctctccacagttcaacaacaacaataaaagaaaatactttCTGACTCCATCATTTCCCTACTGCAGCATAAATTGGACACTCTACAGTGGGGTCGTCCTTCTTGTGCACTCTGTGCACACATGCTTCCTggtcaaacactgacacacagtcGTCAGGGAACTTTTTGGGGGTGGAATACctgcaaatatacagtaaacacacaattaacaaTAGAATATATAGATACGGAAATAATTTTCTTCTCATGTAAACACTATAATGTTGTGATCTGAGAACTTACGCAGCACAACATCCATCGCAACTACAGTCCATACAATCACTGTTTCTCCATGAAGATCCTACCGGATGCCATGTTTTATCAACATCATCCTGACAATGGGTCATGCCTGTGGATGTAaagaaaaattattatttttaaaacatttttattacaatcataattttgcattttgtgtgagtctttgatattttacaaatgaagaaaacttgtgtgtgtatatactatAAATAGACAATATgtctctgtgggtgtgtgtgcttgtttctCTTTACCTGCTTTCATGGGCTTTACGAAGCAGAAAGCAGTTGACAGTGATGGCAGAGCACATAGCAGCAAAGCCAGAGCCAAATATTTCTTCATAGAGAAATGGAAAGAAACATAGTTTCTTATATTTTCTTCCTATTTAAACAATGCATTATATTTCTGAAACAAAGATGAGTCAttctataataataaataataaaactgtatgATTCTGCAATTATtatcacttttatttgtttgtaaacATCACATTTCATAACAACTTTTCACCATCATGATTTATAAACTTTATCCTGTCAAAAAGACAACCAACAAACAACTGTAACCAGAATTTCTTAAATCAACAGTAATGAAACTTACCATGGTTGCAGTTAGACTTGTCAGAAAGTGCTCAGGTAAGAGGTTGACAATAATGTATTTGGTCAATGAAAGACTCTGTCTTTTAAAAAGTGTGTCAGCATGGACCTTTGGAATTAAATAAAGGGAGGGGGCGTCACCTATAGTTTACTGGAAGAGGTCACTGAATCTATTTGTttcaatagaaaaataaaataaaaacactaacagggtacaacaaagacatttattaaatatttcaagGAGGGCATATTTTTACACTTGAGAAATCACCAGTTCTTCAGACACCAGTGTTCTAATCTTTGGGGCCATTTCCTGAGTATTGTGACAGACTAAACTTGAATTCATTTTTGAACCTAACATTAATTCTTTTCAGTGTTAACTTGCACTAAAACATCTGCTAATGTTACTAAATCTTAATCAGCTCGATTCCACTGTTATGTTTTACGTCTTTGAACAAACCATAACTAActaactttttatttaaatgtaaatactgaAAATTACAAAATCAGCAGTGCAGAGATGAATTAAAAATCTCTTCTTTCAAATTCTGTTGTAGGAGCCTGTAATACTTAGCTCCATGATATCACCTATTACCAAGtagttaaaggacaggttaGCAATTTTTCCagcctgtcttaaaacaacagtcaggtgcccatatgaacactgaaagaggtttccctcgttttaatcattcctcctgttcatattggctattaaaagatccccttcaaatatgctttcaatGCAATtgatggggggcaaaatccacagtatgtccacacagtcattgtctgtaaaaatgcattttaaagtgtatctgaagcttatatcaTAGTCAGACTGAAGTCTTTTCAGCAtcaaattatttgtttatttgaaatgtaatttgtagaagtattttattttcaataattCAGCTCTTGGTTGtgcatttaaagaaacatttcattgttgtgagaagccagtgagggagcacatctgcttctctctctctccacagttcaacaacaacaataaaagaaaatactttCTGACTCCATCATTTCCCTACTCGAGCATAAACTGGACACTCTACGGTGGGGTCGTCCTTCTTGTGCACTCTGTACACACATGCTTCCTggtcaaacactgacacacagtcGTCAGGGAACTTTTTGGGGGTGGAATACctgcaaatatacagtaaacacacaattaacaaTAGAATATGTAGATACAGAAATAATTTTCTTCTCATGTAAACACTGCAATGTTGTGATCTGAGAACTTACGCAGCACAACATCCACTGCAACTACAGTCCATACATTCACTGTTTCTCCATGAAGATCCTACAGGATGCCATGTCTTATCAACATCATCCTGACAATGGGTCATGCCTGTGGATGTAaagaaaaattattatttttaaaacattttcattacagtcataatttggcattttgtttgagtctttgatattttacaaatgaagaaaacttgtgtgtgtatatactatAAATAGACAATTTgtctctgtgggtgtgtgtgtgtgcttgtttctCTTTACCTGCTTTCATGGGCTTTACGAAGCAGCCTGCAGTTGACAGTGATGGCAGAGCACATAGCAGCAACGCCAGAGCCAAATATTTCTTCATAGAGAAATGGAAAGAAACATAGTTTCTTATATTTTCTTCCTAATTAAACAATGCATTATATTTCTGAAACAAAGATGAGTCAttctgtaataataaataataaaactgtatgATTCTGCAATCATTATcccttttatttgtttgtaaacATCACATTTCATAACAACTTTTCACCATCATGATTTATAAACTTTATCCTGTCAAAAAGACAACCAAAAAACAACTGTAACCAGAATTTCTTAAATCAACAGTAATGAAACTTACCATGGTTGCAGTTAGACTTGTCAGAAAGTGCTCAAGTAAGAGGTTGACAATAATGTATTTGGTCAATGAAAGACTCTGTCTTTTAAACAGTGTGTCAGCATGGACCTTTGGAATTAAATAAAGGGAGGGGGCGTCACCTATAGTTTACTGGAAGAGGTCACTGACTCTATTTGTttcaatagaaaaataaaataaaaacactaacagggtacaacaaagacatttattaaat is drawn from Thunnus albacares chromosome 2, fThuAlb1.1, whole genome shotgun sequence and contains these coding sequences:
- the LOC122993939 gene encoding beta-microseminoprotein-like isoform X5, translated to MKYLALALLLCALPSLSTAFCFVKPMKAGMTHCQDDVDKTWHPVGSSWRNSDCMDCSCDGCCAAYSTPKKFPDDCVSVFDQEACVHRVHKKDDPTVECPIYAAVGK
- the LOC122993939 gene encoding beta-microseminoprotein-like isoform X4 is translated as MKYLALALLLCALPSLSTAGCFVKPMKAGMTHCQDDVDKTWHPVGSSWRNSDCMDCSCDGCCAAYSTPKKFPDDCVSVFDQEACVHRVHKKDDPTVECPIYAAVGK
- the LOC122993939 gene encoding beta-microseminoprotein-like isoform X1, producing the protein MKYLALALLLCALPSLSTAGCFVKPMKAGMTHCQDDVDKTWHPVGSSWRNSECMDCSCSGCCAAYSTPKKFPDDCVSVFDQEACVYRVHKKDDPTVECPVYARVGK
- the LOC122993939 gene encoding beta-microseminoprotein-like isoform X2 — its product is MKYLALALLLCALPSLSTAGCFVKPMKAGMTHCQDDVDKTWHPVGSSWRNSECMDCSCSGCCAAYSTPTKFPDDCVAVFDQEACVYRVHKKDDPTVECPIYAAVGK
- the LOC122993939 gene encoding beta-microseminoprotein-like isoform X3 — translated: MKYLALALLLCALPSLSTAGCFVKPMKAGMTHCQDDVDKTWHPVGSSWRNSECMDCSCSGCCAAYSTPTKFPDDCVAVFDQEACVYRVHKKDDPTVECPIYAAVGK